A single Methanolobus sp. ZRKC5 DNA region contains:
- a CDS encoding DUF362 domain-containing protein encodes MNDVFFRSAEEIGPENTQIDQIVDIFPKISPVNKGDIVAIKIHPGELGNTTYIRPVIVKTVVDLVKEAGGIPFVTDTTVLYSGKRFNGADLLCTAATNGFTHGSMGAPIICADGLWGDDFVSVGIEGETISEITVASAIAKADSMIMISHCKGHPASGFGGAIKNLGMGCLDKRGKTTVHEVGKPDIDHDKCVGCKKCLKACPWDALTIENGKAIVNRDLCRGELSCLGSCNYHAIVPPVDAPVKMQQRLGEAAMGPVKLLPEKIGYINWIFDLTPGCDCFNFSAPTFAGDVGITASKDPVAIDKASLDLINEKMKHEGRGCITNVWGVDPMVHLEYAEKIGAGSTDYDIIRR; translated from the coding sequence ATGAATGATGTCTTTTTCAGATCAGCAGAAGAAATTGGGCCTGAGAACACCCAGATAGACCAGATTGTAGATATTTTCCCTAAAATATCGCCTGTTAACAAAGGGGATATCGTTGCTATAAAAATACACCCTGGTGAACTGGGAAACACTACGTACATACGTCCTGTTATTGTAAAGACCGTAGTGGATCTTGTGAAAGAAGCAGGTGGTATTCCTTTTGTTACGGATACAACTGTGCTTTACAGTGGAAAGCGCTTCAATGGCGCCGATCTGTTATGTACAGCAGCTACTAATGGTTTTACGCACGGGAGTATGGGTGCCCCTATCATTTGTGCCGACGGGCTTTGGGGTGATGATTTTGTATCCGTGGGAATTGAGGGGGAAACAATAAGCGAGATCACTGTGGCATCAGCTATTGCAAAAGCTGATTCTATGATAATGATATCACATTGTAAAGGTCATCCTGCATCAGGATTTGGTGGGGCAATAAAAAACCTGGGAATGGGATGTCTGGATAAGAGAGGTAAGACTACTGTTCATGAGGTTGGAAAGCCTGACATTGACCACGACAAATGTGTGGGGTGCAAGAAGTGCCTCAAAGCTTGTCCATGGGATGCCTTGACTATTGAAAATGGGAAGGCCATTGTGAACAGGGATCTTTGCAGAGGCGAACTATCATGCCTTGGAAGCTGTAATTATCATGCTATCGTGCCTCCTGTAGATGCTCCGGTGAAAATGCAACAACGTCTTGGGGAAGCTGCCATGGGGCCAGTAAAACTTTTACCTGAAAAGATCGGATACATTAACTGGATATTCGACCTTACTCCCGGATGTGACTGCTTTAACTTCTCAGCACCAACTTTTGCAGGAGATGTGGGAATTACGGCTTCAAAAGACCCTGTTGCCATAGACAAAGCAAGCCTTGATCTTATAAATGAGAAAATGAAACATGAGGGCAGGGGCTGCATCACTAATGTCTGGGGTGTGGATCCTATGGTCCATCTTGAGTATG